One Coffea eugenioides isolate CCC68of chromosome 2, Ceug_1.0, whole genome shotgun sequence genomic window, TGCATGAAGGACAATACTTCTTCTCCAAGTAGACTGGAATGcaacaagtttctctcttccaTCTACTTAATGGccttttcaatgattaattgCATCGAAGAGGCCACAAATGACCCCGAACGGTGACTTTGACCACTCAAGGCTTGCATTTGTTCCGTCTATCTAATGGGATGATGCAGAAAGATACCCACTGCATTCGAGCACTCTAGCGCCGCAAGACCTACATGTTcagtgactctttttttttttttttcatcttaaTCTTCCAATTTGAGAGAATATGCATAGCTTTCGCATTCTATCAACGGATAATCTCTTAAAAACTGAAATGagccaccaaaaataaaattcgtgATGAAAAGTCGGACGCACAATAAATCTGATGGGTTCTGCTTTATCAGGGACACAACCAAGGCAGTTATTGCAATATTCGTCAGCCATATCATTATTGACACATCATCTGAATGGCAACTGCTACATGCTAAAGCACTTGGAAGGGCAAAACATATAGACATGGCTAAACAGAGAAGCAACATATAGACAGGGACTAGAGCAGGTCTCTAAATTCTCTCAGGGATGGAGAGGCCATAACCATGTTGCGATTGCTCTTCTCCTTGTCTATAAAAATTTCACatgcaacccaaaaaaaaaaaaatatgcaagGCTCTCTTGTCAGTCTGATATCCTGATCTCAACGCCAAGTAAGTCCTTCACTTGCTCGTACGTCACAAATGCAATAGCTATTGACGGGACGACCTGAATAATTAACAATGAAGTTGATCAAACATATCATCCGACTTTTCATGGTATATATAATGAATGAGTCAACTTATAAAGATGGCAATGTGACGTTAAAAAGACTAAAATGACTTCTTAGACAGTCAACCAAGTAAAATCTGAGTTCTCAGGTAGTGCATTCAAGAAAGTTTTCTGTCAACTGGGAAACAAAACACATCCATCGGCAGCTTAACAACATCATCAGCCAAATGCAAGTAACCATACCCCGTGTAGAAATGAAGTTAACTATTACTTCGAGCAGATATCTACGATTCTACTGCTCAATAGAAGAAGCACATTAAGCAAACTAACTCCATTCCATCCATATTTAGATTTCTAGAGTAAGCCTGCCTAACATCTTATGAAATATTATTGGAATGGGATTTATTTCACTTCCACACAATCTTTTGCAAGAAAgcttcatttggccaaatcggaAAAATGAGTATCTGTTGTCGAAATTGTAAATAACTTTAATCTCTCCATCCATGCTAGGATGCTACTCAAAATCATCCCATCAGAAAATAGCATGTAAGATGGATGGTATCAGACAGAGTAGTATATACTCTGTGTGTGCGTGTGTAGACATAAGTATGTAGATTTATACACATACACAATCAATCAGATTTAACAGAAGCCAGGTaaattagaacctcaaaatgcaAAATGTGAGGACGAAGAAATAGAGACAAAAGCAAGGAAAATTGCTACTAGGGTTCAGAAACCAACCTTGACTGAGTTGGGGACCAGACCCTTGTACAAGGCTTTGAAGCCCTCGTGCCTCACAGTTTTCCTGAAGGCATCAATCATGCCGGTATACTCAAGTGGAGCTTTGCTCCTTCCATCACCAGTGACAACAGAAGCGGCATCTTTCCATCCCACCATCTGCATTCTTCTTCGCATAACATCAAAAGGGTAAGCAACAGTTTGACCAACAGTCCCAGCTGCAGCCCCACATGCAAGTCTTGTTATAACACCTAATTCCGAGTCTTCAACAAGCCCAAAAGGTTTAGCCTTAACCAACCAATCCTTTAATGATTCATACACAGCAAAGTTGAGACCCACATATGGAATCTGCATAAACGACATTGTTCATATGAGTTCCACAGAAAAGACGATAGGGAACAAGATTATCATGCAAGTCTTGAGCATCAAATCAGTAGTCTAATCAGCAACGATTAACTCAGGAAAGAAAAGTACACACTATGCAAACCATAACCAAGATATAGCTGTCCACTTCAACATTTCAAAGTATGAAATACCTCTAAAGACTAGGAAATTTTATAACTTTCCAGAagaattatcccaaaaaaaattatgtgaTTAATTAGAGTAAGGCACAAAGCCCAGCTCCAAGCATGCAACAGCTTAGAAAAATAGAATATTTCCTTCCTTCATCCATCCTGCCCCACATTAGTTCTACAGATGGAGAAAGAGGCAAAATTCAAATGCAGCATCATAGCACCCAATTACTCCGAAAGGAAATTGAGTACAGAACATTAGACGAAGAACATCATGATGCATAAATACAACAGTTTCTTCTCCCACAATAGACGAATGTCGGAGTACAAGTTCTACAATATACAGAATCAGTTGCAATACATTGGAAATTGTCTAAGCCGCACCATtacctaaaaagggaaacagacTTTTCAATTTTACGCTACCGTTAATCTCCAGTGAGAACTACTTGCAACAATAAGTATCTTGTGATCGCTGATGAAGTATGAGCAGTACTAAAATCTCCAGAATTCAAAAGAAACAAAGCAAAGCATAAACCTCTGCTAAATGCACTTCTTTACGGTTAACTGGAAGGGAAAGATAAAGTAAGTCACACAAAAAGCAGAACTTACAACTCCAATAACAGAAGGAAGCCAGCCCTTGTACAAAGCCCGGGGGCCTTCCTCTCGGAGAACAGTGGCTAAAGCATGAAACATTCCCCTGTACTGATAGGGAGACTTCTCAGTCTGCAAACAAGTAAAGGATATGATGTTATGGAAGTGCTAACAGGTAATCGTAACATGGAGACTATTAATGACTAAAACTGCTAAAAAAAGATATGAGGTCATAGCCACCTCTTGGCCAACTGCTAACAGGTAAGAAGCTTCATAAGTAATCACATTTGTAGGATAGACTTGAAAAGTTACCTGTACGGTCAATCTTCCTCGTACCATGTCCATTGGATATGTCGCAGACATGGCAATTATTCCAGCACAAGCTCCCGCTCCAAGCCGCAATAGAGGAGTGAGTTCAGCATCCTCTGCGAAAAAAGGTTAAAGATTCAAAATGAACTCCATACTTGTTGCCATAGAACTGCCAACATTCTGTGACAGAATGGCATGAAAATCaacaaattttaaaagaatCCACATCAGTTAATATCACAAAAGAATCTCAAGTTGCCTGACATAACTGGTGAGTGAAAATAATTTGCTGTTGTGAAAGCAGCATACCTGTGCAGACACGGTCATATAAAAAATGAGGAAGATGAACATAAAATCTTGACAATCACAATAAGACTGGAGCCAGAACCTAAAGAACTACCAGAAGTTTTGCTTCTAAAGAACAGAAGTACATTCAGATCTCATAATCAACTCAAACCTACAGAACTACGTGCAATGAGTAAAAGCACAAATGGGACAAACTGAACCGAGCAATAAAAGCATCCATTGCTTTGGATATTAAACCATTGTCATGTTCAATGATGATCAACTCAGAAATAATAATTAGGTAATACACAAAAAGATATGTCCCCTCAACAATGTCATGGTAGAAAGGAAGAATGAACATACCATTTCCAGTTTTCTCTCGATATAGCCACAGTATACCCCTGTTCCAATGATAAAAAGGAAATGTCAACAAAGGGAACACATACAATAAAACCACCAGAAACTGAATGAACTCAAAttaacaaaagggaaaaaaaaatctagctGCTAGCCAAATGGAAGGATTTATTTTAGCATATTAAAGTGCTACCAGAATCTCGAGGTCTCCAACAGGTCAACAtacagaaaatccaaaagatcAATGACCAACAGCACCTCATGAATCATCATGTACTAAAAATATCTTTGTTAGTGGAACTACATCACTGAAAACAACATACTTGGAAGCTTGCTCATAGCTAAAGAACTTTACTGCAGAATTTGGGACAATGCGAGCACAATTGGTCCCATTGCCTTTGAACAATCCCCTAAAACCCTCAGTTctccaaatatatttcaagCCTTGAACTGTACCACTGTACTTTATGTTATGTGGATTTTGAACCTGCAATTGTTTACATGCAGCTAATGTAATCTGTGATAAATTTTTGTAGACTACACAACTTAATCAAAATTGTTCTCGAAAATCAAATGGGGGTCCTTGAAATGATGTGCATGAAGTGTGACAAAAGTTTATTCTTTATAACATATCAAGATAGGAactttatacacaacacaaacaTAAAATAGCATCAAGGAAAAGCAAACTAACCTGAAGTAAAATTTTCAGCCGTTCCAATGGGGCTACAGCAGTACGTGATCTGCAGTGGACCAAAAACAACTTCATGAGATGATACAATAGCATTAATTGAAGCACTTTTTGTTGGTAAATTTATTCTACAAGAGGTCAGACATGAAACAGGAAAGAAACAAGCTGCAAAGAATCTATATGCTGAACAGCTGAGCCAATCACAACTGACTACCTACATAGCAAGGTGTCTACTGAGTTAACCATCTTTAGTAGGTAGTAATGCTCAAATAAGGCAAAGAATGGGGGAAAAGTCGATAAAAGTTTCAACCGTGCCTCGTCTAGAACAGTCACTGATCCTAAAACGGACCCTAAGGCTTGCCCTTAGCGAATGCACAGTTAAGCAAAGATGGATCTCTAGACATCTCCATACGATCATTGATTTCAAagaaattaaatgataaattaaaaataaacttgTTTATATTAGACGTACTTTTTCCAACTCTCCCTTTGTATTTTTCCCAAAGCACCTTTCTCCTAGTTATCAATCCTTATATAAAACTGCCAAATCCTAAAGGATAAAAACTTTCAACTGAACTTATTTCCTCCATAAAGTTTCAGAAATATTGGTGCCAAGCTCCCAGAAAAATTGTTATTCGCTCAGTAGTAGTACAACATACCAATAAAAATAAGCACGGACAAGTCAAACAAATCATATGCACATGAAATCAATCTGTATCATGGGGAAAAAACAGTGAGCTAGTGGCTAGTGGGCTTGTGAATTTCTTAGTGCTCTCAGTATTAATAAATCAAATATAAGAAAACACTTACACACCACCAGCGACACCACCGGCGACAAGAGACTTGCAGATACTGAGAACAGCGTGGCTAGTGGGCTTAATTTCTTCTCTGGCAAGCTTGGCTTCTTCAGCAAAATTCACAATCTTCGAGACTGCCGATTCACTCGACTTCACATCCTCCGAAGCCATAGAATACCTACAATCCGATAACCTACTTCCTCTgcaaataatttattaaataaaattacTCGCCGGAACCCTAGACCGACGACGATCGGATCTTTGAACGTCTTAAAAGGCAAACATTTTCGGTGTTCGGCGGCGGCTGCTAATGAATATGGCGGAGAAAGGTGAAACTTGAAATGCGGCAGCGTAGGGGTGCTAATGCGAGTGGGAGCGCGTGGCGGCGGGGATCAAAGTGACGACTCCTACTACAGTCCTACTTAACCAGCTCTGCCTGCCACtcattttgccctttttggGTAATTGCACTATACCCCATAAACTATTATCCAATTACTACTTTATTCCCCTCAACTTATTTTTCGTTAATCACTTCTCGATTTATCtactgttttaattatttttgttattcctttttcttcttcttttttctatttcttttcaatATTG contains:
- the LOC113761851 gene encoding mitochondrial adenine nucleotide transporter ADNT1 — protein: MASEDVKSSESAVSKIVNFAEEAKLAREEIKPTSHAVLSICKSLVAGGVAGGVSRTAVAPLERLKILLQVQNPHNIKYSGTVQGLKYIWRTEGFRGLFKGNGTNCARIVPNSAVKFFSYEQASKGILWLYREKTGNEDAELTPLLRLGAGACAGIIAMSATYPMDMVRGRLTVQTEKSPYQYRGMFHALATVLREEGPRALYKGWLPSVIGVIPYVGLNFAVYESLKDWLVKAKPFGLVEDSELGVITRLACGAAAGTVGQTVAYPFDVMRRRMQMVGWKDAASVVTGDGRSKAPLEYTGMIDAFRKTVRHEGFKALYKGLVPNSVKVVPSIAIAFVTYEQVKDLLGVEIRISD